The Emcibacter nanhaiensis genome contains the following window.
GGCGGTCCAAGAAGCCTACATTCGCCTCGCTCAACAGGAAGCCAGCAAATCCTATATTTCACACGCCGGTTGGCCCGGCTTTACCAGGGCGTGTAGGAATCTGGCACTTGGCACCGATCTTTCCAATCAACTGGAAGGAAAGCTGTCGGTCCTGCAGACGCCCGGCGGATGCGGCGCCCTGCGGTTGGGTTTTGATCTGATCGCGACTAGCACTCCCGGCGCCACAGTATGGGTCAGCAATCCAACCTGGGCCAATCATGTGCCGATCCTGGAAGCAGCCGGGCTACACGCACAGAGCTATAACTATTATTGCCCCAAAACTGGACAGGTGGACACCACTGCCATGCTGCAGTCCCTTGAGCAGGCCGAAGCAGGCGACATTGTCCTGCTCCATGCCTGCTGCCACAATCCCACGGGTGCTGACATTCCAGCCGAAGCCTGGGAGGCGTTGATCTCCCTCATCGAACAGAAAGGCCTGCTACCGTTTATTGACATGGCCTATCAGGGTTTTGGCGACGGCCTCGAAGAGGATGCTGGTCTGACACGCAAGCTTTTTGCCAGCCTTCCCGAAGTCCTGCTGTCCTATTCATGCTCTAAAAACTTCGGCCTTTACCGGGAACGCGTGGGCGCCCTGATCATCAAATCCCCCACTGTTAAACAGGCAGAAGCTGTCGAATCCAACATGGCTAGAATTGCGCGGCAGAGTTACTCCATGCCGCCAGCTCACGGCGCCGCCCTTGTAACAACGGTACTTGAGGACCAGACCCTGCGCACATCTTGGCAAAGGGAACTTGATGAGATGCGTTCCCGCATTACTTTTCTTCGCAAAGACCTGGACACCGCTCTTGCCCATTATGGAACCAACGACGGTCTTGGAAACATCACCGGACAAAACGGCATGTTCTCCCGTTTGAACTTATCCGAAGACCAGGTTTCTGTTTTGCAACGCAGTTACTCAATCTACATGCCAGCCAATGGCCGGATCAACGTTGCCGGCCTAAACCGTGAAAATATACCTTATGTCGCCAGAGCGCTGACATCTGTATCCGGTTGACAGCGCCTCCAGAAACACATGTTACAGCGTTAAAAACGTCTGGACAGAAAAGGAGGTTAGATTTTCTGAAGATATTTAAATCTGATGTCATTTTTATATAATAACCACTGTCCTTAGGGAGTAAAATCATGAAGGAAAAACGCCTACACCTCTCAACTGCTATTTTATGGTCTCTGTCAATTTCCACAGCCCTGTCGTGCTCGACGGCACTGGCCGATATAAACACTTCGGACAATGTCGCTACTGAGCTGGAAGAGATTGTGGTGACCGCAACGAAAAAATCCACGTCCTTGCAGGATGTCGCCATGAGTATCTCGGCTATCGGAACTCAGGAACTAGACAGGATGGGTGCTCAGGGCTTTGAGGATTTTGCCACAGCGGTTCCCAGTCTTTCCTTCGGCTACGGTGGCGCCGGCGATGGACGCAACGCCCGCAGCTTTGCCATTCGCGGCATTTCCGGCAGCAATACAACCGGCTTTTATGTTAACGAAACCCCGATCCCCAACCGGGTTGACCCCCGTCTGGTGGATGTAAAAAGGATCGAGGTGCTTCGCGGCCCGCAGGGGACTTTGTATGGCGCCAGTTCCATGGGGGGAACGGTTCGGATCATCACCAACAAGCCCGACAGCACGCAATTTGAGGGCCTGCTGAACGCAACCCTCTCGAATACAAACCAGGGTGGCTGGAATTATAAACTTGAAGGGGTCGGCAACTTCCCCCTGAAAGAAGACAAGGTTGCCCTCAGGATCGCCGGCTATGTCGAAGATGAATCCGGCGTATTCGACCAGGTCTTCCCCAACAACGCAAACCCCTCCGTTATGAACCGGGTGGAAAATGTCGACAATAAACTAATCAAGGGCATTCAGGCATCGCTCGGATTAACACCTAATGACGACCTGGAAATCATTGTCAAGGCCGCCGTTCAGGACACCAGCTCCGATGGAGCGTCCTGGTCCAGTGAACTGGGGCAATATGATCAGGTCAAAACCTATACTATTCCCGAATTTCTCGACGATGAATGGACCCACCTTTCCCTGACCGCGGAGTATGACCTTGGTTGGACGAGCCTGACTTCAATAACCTCTTATTTTGATCAGGACTATAATGAAAATGAGGAGTTCTCCGACCAGATTGGGGCC
Protein-coding sequences here:
- a CDS encoding aromatic amino acid transaminase gives rise to the protein MTIFTYSHPFYNMRNYISQRYKSPIFSSLSVLPTDPILGLATLYEADQKVEKVDLGVGVYRQADGRTPIMEAVQEAYIRLAQQEASKSYISHAGWPGFTRACRNLALGTDLSNQLEGKLSVLQTPGGCGALRLGFDLIATSTPGATVWVSNPTWANHVPILEAAGLHAQSYNYYCPKTGQVDTTAMLQSLEQAEAGDIVLLHACCHNPTGADIPAEAWEALISLIEQKGLLPFIDMAYQGFGDGLEEDAGLTRKLFASLPEVLLSYSCSKNFGLYRERVGALIIKSPTVKQAEAVESNMARIARQSYSMPPAHGAALVTTVLEDQTLRTSWQRELDEMRSRITFLRKDLDTALAHYGTNDGLGNITGQNGMFSRLNLSEDQVSVLQRSYSIYMPANGRINVAGLNRENIPYVARALTSVSG